A region of Paenibacillus thiaminolyticus DNA encodes the following proteins:
- a CDS encoding glycosyltransferase has translation MTMYITSELAARFQQFGSHTYIQSGGIFDTPECMAVGHHVFIRRPYIFNAAACPPHSPAIMIGDGCQINPGLTINAKNSVILDRNVLIGPYVYISDQINMDVHPATGFPIPNKDASPQEGRVIICEGAWIGANAMVLGDVRIGFGSVVRPNSVVLNDVPDYCVVAGNPAVVAEAYEVSSGRWVPVSGEEQVREILTARRYHPLLSICIPTFNRAPHLEHCLESIYSQIGNNELIEVIVSDNASTDETAEVANRYASRYSNMRIVRNDKNIGADPNIFQVMTLAQGKFIKLQGDDDFYVDGTLLPLLHVLHSHADCGIVQIFVRNGDGRIWTDVGMSAYLDATSIYATFITSIIMRRVDLNQIEEPALFLHSSFNQLYLQYAILEKNPLFCIMNCSMFTYAGLSSDDYNFGEVVFRSYQSILQHFLGRGLTLDDIRKEKRRTLYEYAIPWFKQINETKMIANTDHFEEIYKEHYHDEPYYEEALAIITSIRKLQP, from the coding sequence ATGACGATGTACATCACGTCTGAACTGGCCGCTCGATTTCAACAGTTCGGGAGCCATACGTATATTCAAAGTGGAGGCATCTTCGATACGCCTGAGTGTATGGCTGTGGGACACCATGTTTTTATTCGTCGGCCTTACATTTTTAATGCTGCTGCCTGCCCGCCTCATTCCCCTGCCATTATGATCGGGGATGGCTGCCAGATCAACCCTGGATTGACGATCAATGCTAAGAACAGCGTTATATTGGACCGAAACGTGCTAATCGGTCCCTACGTTTATATCAGCGACCAGATCAATATGGATGTACATCCGGCAACAGGGTTCCCTATTCCGAATAAGGATGCCTCCCCTCAAGAAGGCCGGGTTATTATTTGTGAAGGTGCTTGGATTGGTGCGAATGCCATGGTTCTGGGTGATGTACGCATTGGCTTCGGCAGTGTGGTAAGACCGAATAGTGTTGTCTTGAATGATGTGCCAGATTATTGCGTCGTAGCGGGGAATCCAGCTGTTGTAGCGGAGGCATATGAAGTGTCTTCAGGCCGTTGGGTCCCTGTCTCGGGAGAGGAGCAGGTACGAGAAATCCTCACCGCGCGCCGCTATCATCCGCTGCTATCCATATGCATTCCGACGTTTAACCGCGCACCTCATCTCGAACACTGCCTGGAATCGATCTACTCGCAAATCGGGAACAACGAATTAATTGAAGTCATCGTGTCGGACAATGCCTCAACCGATGAAACAGCTGAAGTTGCCAATCGTTATGCTTCTCGCTATTCAAATATGAGGATCGTGCGCAACGACAAGAACATCGGTGCAGATCCCAATATATTTCAGGTTATGACTCTCGCCCAAGGTAAATTTATTAAATTACAGGGAGATGATGATTTCTATGTAGACGGCACCTTGCTGCCACTGCTTCATGTTCTGCACAGCCATGCAGATTGCGGAATCGTTCAAATCTTCGTAAGAAATGGCGACGGAAGGATATGGACAGATGTCGGTATGAGCGCATACCTCGATGCAACATCCATCTATGCGACCTTCATCACCTCTATCATTATGCGCCGTGTTGATCTTAATCAAATTGAAGAGCCCGCTTTGTTTCTTCACTCCTCTTTCAATCAGCTTTACCTCCAATATGCGATTCTGGAGAAGAATCCACTATTCTGTATCATGAACTGCAGCATGTTCACTTATGCAGGTCTTTCTTCGGATGATTATAATTTTGGCGAAGTAGTATTCCGCAGCTACCAGTCCATTCTGCAACATTTTCTGGGTAGGGGTTTGACGCTTGATGACATTCGGAAAGAGAAAAGACGAACTCTCTACGAGTATGCGATCCCGTGGT
- the rfbH gene encoding lipopolysaccharide biosynthesis protein RfbH, giving the protein MTLSEHMLREQILQLSAAFYAEKWKKKPHRPGIDYIHVSGKVFDHEEVANLVDASLDFCLTTDHYARQFEREFAKFMGSRYALLTNSGSSANLLALASLTSPQLGERRLQPGDEVITVAAGFPTTVNPILQYGLVPVFLDVHIPTYNIDTTHLEAAISRKTKAIVIAHTLGNSFRLDEVKRLADAFGLWLIEDICDAIGTMYNGKPVGSFGDLATVSFYPAHHITMGEGGAVLTSSPRLKKIVESFRDWGRDCWCEPGKDNTCGKRFDWKLGELPEGYDHKYTYSHIGYNLKATDMQAAVGVAQLKKLPGFIAKRKQNFTFLKKALKPLEDMLILPEATEGSDPSWFGFPITLREEAPISRGELVQGLEKNRIGTRLLFAGNLLRQPAYANIHCRIVGELRNTDRIMNQTFWVGVYPGLTEEMLQHTANVLHQLLRRSCPS; this is encoded by the coding sequence ATGACATTGTCTGAGCATATGCTTAGGGAACAAATTTTGCAGTTATCGGCAGCTTTTTATGCGGAAAAGTGGAAAAAGAAGCCACACCGCCCTGGTATAGATTACATTCACGTCAGCGGTAAGGTGTTTGATCATGAGGAGGTCGCGAATTTAGTTGATGCTTCCCTTGACTTCTGTTTAACTACCGACCATTATGCGCGTCAGTTCGAGCGCGAGTTCGCCAAGTTTATGGGTTCAAGATATGCACTGCTGACGAATTCGGGTTCAAGCGCTAACCTGCTGGCCTTAGCTTCACTCACTTCTCCCCAGCTTGGCGAGCGCCGGCTTCAACCTGGAGATGAGGTGATTACGGTAGCTGCCGGATTTCCTACCACGGTGAATCCGATTCTTCAATATGGGTTGGTGCCCGTTTTTCTGGATGTGCACATTCCCACGTATAATATCGATACGACGCATCTGGAAGCAGCGATCAGCCGTAAAACCAAAGCGATTGTCATCGCGCATACGCTTGGCAATTCATTTCGCCTCGATGAAGTCAAACGGCTCGCCGATGCATTTGGCTTGTGGCTGATAGAAGATATATGCGATGCCATTGGTACTATGTATAACGGGAAACCGGTTGGATCATTCGGGGATTTGGCGACAGTCAGCTTCTATCCGGCGCATCATATTACGATGGGCGAGGGGGGAGCTGTGTTGACCTCTTCTCCGAGACTGAAGAAAATTGTTGAATCGTTCCGCGATTGGGGAAGAGATTGCTGGTGTGAGCCCGGAAAAGATAACACTTGCGGCAAACGATTCGATTGGAAGCTCGGGGAGCTCCCGGAAGGCTACGATCATAAATATACGTACAGCCATATTGGTTACAACTTAAAAGCTACGGACATGCAAGCGGCGGTTGGAGTCGCACAATTGAAGAAGCTGCCAGGGTTCATTGCCAAACGGAAGCAAAATTTCACTTTTCTGAAAAAGGCGTTGAAGCCTTTGGAGGATATGCTAATCCTACCCGAGGCTACCGAAGGAAGCGACCCGAGCTGGTTCGGTTTTCCGATTACGTTACGTGAAGAGGCGCCTATATCGCGGGGCGAGCTTGTTCAGGGGTTAGAGAAGAATCGTATCGGCACCCGGCTGTTATTTGCCGGGAACTTGTTGCGTCAGCCTGCTTACGCTAACATACACTGCCGTATCGTCGGCGAACTGCGAAATACGGATCGGATCATGAATCAAACATTTTGGGTTGGTGTGTATCCAGGACTTACCGAGGAAATGCTGCAACATACGGCTAATGTGCTTCATCAGCTTCTAAGGAGGAGTTGTCCGTCATGA
- the rfbF gene encoding glucose-1-phosphate cytidylyltransferase codes for MKVVILAGGYGTRISEETHLKPKPMVEIGDKPILWHIMDIYSRYGFHEFIICLGYKGNVIKKYFAHYYLFSSDVTFDFGGQTNEFTVHNRYFDPWKVTLVDTGQDTMTGGRLKRVQKYLDNKPFMLTYGDGLADLDIGKLVEFHQSHGKWATITATQPMGRFGALQMMDDHQVLGFKEKPQGDGGWINSGFFVLQPEVLAFIEGDSTAWEKEPLESLAKSGQLMAYRHTGFWHPMDTLRDQNYLENLWKTGEAPWKGKG; via the coding sequence ATGAAAGTGGTTATTTTGGCCGGAGGTTACGGAACAAGGATCAGTGAAGAGACGCATTTGAAGCCGAAACCGATGGTAGAGATTGGTGACAAACCTATTTTGTGGCATATTATGGATATATACTCGCGGTATGGATTTCATGAATTTATCATTTGCCTGGGATATAAGGGAAATGTGATTAAGAAGTATTTTGCTCATTATTATTTATTCAGCTCGGATGTGACATTCGATTTCGGCGGACAAACGAATGAGTTCACCGTCCATAATCGGTATTTTGACCCGTGGAAAGTGACTTTAGTGGATACAGGTCAAGATACGATGACAGGCGGGAGATTGAAGAGGGTTCAGAAATACTTGGATAATAAACCATTTATGCTCACTTATGGCGATGGGCTTGCTGATTTGGACATCGGTAAACTGGTCGAATTTCATCAATCTCACGGGAAATGGGCGACGATTACGGCAACACAGCCGATGGGGCGGTTCGGAGCTTTGCAAATGATGGACGATCATCAGGTGCTTGGCTTCAAAGAAAAACCCCAAGGGGATGGCGGTTGGATCAACAGCGGTTTTTTTGTTTTGCAGCCGGAGGTGTTGGCCTTTATTGAAGGGGACTCAACGGCTTGGGAGAAAGAGCCGCTAGAATCATTGGCTAAGTCCGGTCAGCTGATGGCTTACAGGCACACAGGTTTCTGGCATCCTATGGATACGCTTCGCGACCAAAACTATTTGGAGAACCTATGGAAAACGGGCGAAGCTCCTTGGAAAGGGAAGGGATGA